gcacttcagcctgggtgacagagcgagactccgtctcaaaaaaaaaaaaaaaaaaaaaaaaaaaaaaaaaaaaaaaaatttctaggtATGTAAACAATTTTCTAACATGAAAGacagaaaccaaaataaaaaggGGGAGGTGGGGACAACTGTTGAAGCTCTTAGGTAAGAGATAGTATAAAATATGATTGAATCTGAAAAAGCatccttggctgggtgtggtggcttatgcctgtaatcccagcacttttggagaccgaggcggggggtgggggggatcacttgaggtcaggagttcgaggccagggTCGGTATAGAGCTTTTCATTCCTGAGTCAGGCTCTCAAGGTAATTGGCAGAGAGCAATGCCCACATTTTATTGAAAGTAgatgttgttgctattgtttatGTGTCCAATACAGTTGGTCCTGAGGGAATTTAAATGATGGTGCTACATTTCTTGATCCCTTCCTTCACAAACATTATTTTCGGAAGACTGGAAGGTATCAGTGACACTGCAATTCAGAGCAGTACTCCatctcgaaaacaaaaacaaacaaacaaacaaaaacccccttGAAAAATCAAACCATGAGGgaagtaatgaaaaaaaaatctatcacacgagccaggtgtggtggctcatgtctgtaatcccagcactttgggaggccggggctggcagatcacctgaggtggagagttggagaccatcttggccaacatggtgaaacccatctctactaaaaatacaaaaattagctgggcgtggtggcacgtgtctgtagtcccagctactcaggaggctgaggcaggagaatcacttgaacctgggaggcggaggttgcagtgagccgagattgcgccattgcactccagcatgggcgacagagcgtgaccctctctcaaaacaaaaaacaaaaacaaaaatcatgaagTTGCCAAATAAGCATGTTTAGAGATAGGGAGGTAAATGCCAAAATAAACATCTAAAGGTGGTGAAAGTAGGCCGGGTGTAGCCTGAGCAACGTGaggataccccatctctacaaaaaataaaaaaactggccgggtgcggtggctcacacctgtaatcccagcactttgggaggccaaggtgggtggatcacctgaggtcaggagttcaagaccaacctggccaacatggtgaaaccctgtctctactaaaaatataaaaactagctggtcatggtggtggacacctgtaatcccagctactcgggaggctaaggcaggataattgcttgaactcaggagacggagattgcagtgagccgacacagtgccactgcactccagccttggtgacagagtgtgagactctgtctcaaaataaatacataaataaataaaattaataaaataataaaaaaaattaaaaaaaactagctgggcatggtggctggcacctgtagtcccagttacttgggaggctgaggtggcaggatctctTCAGCCTGGGGCATCGAGGAGggtgcagtaagccgtgatcatgccaagggtgacagagcaagaccctgtctcaaaaaaaaaaggtggtgaaAGTAGTTGCCTCCGAGGAGGAGGAAATTAGAGTGGGAAGGGTCTGCTTTTTATTGTAATAGGTCTTGTAGTACTATCTGAttctttatgtgtatatataactttgaaaacagaaagtaaagaaagaatgaagagtaagagagggctgggtgcggtagctcacgcctgtaatcccagcactttgggaggctgaggcgggaagatcatgaggtcaggagttcgagaccagcctggccaacatggtgaaaccccgtctctactaaaaatacaaaaattagctgggtatggtggtgggtgtctgtaatccaagctactcaggaggctgaggctggagaatcacttgaacccgggaggcggaggttatagtgagccgagatctcgccattgcactccagcctgggtgacaagagcgaaactctgtttcaaaaaacaaaacaaaacaaaagaagagaggaaataaataagagacATAAGTGTAGAGGGGAGTGTTTTGTTTggtttctccttcccttcttcctcttttttttcttcctccctcctctttccttaAATGGAATAGACTTATGTGGGCTTATTTACCATGGAGGAAGAGCCATAGACACAGGTAAGAGAGGGGTGTGGTTTGGTGAATCAAGGTCTCAGTGGAGGTGGGAGGGCAGCGATCTGAGCACAGGTGGAGGGATTAGCTTTGAACTGGAGAAGGCATCTTAACCTTGGTTCTGTAGGAGGATTGGTGTAGATGTCACTGTTTGTCAGTAGGAGGTGGGAAGTTGAAATTATTCATCCTTCATTGCCTAATCTCTGTGAAAAACAGAAGTCACTTTGAGCATGAGGAAGGTAGAAAATTAGTGCGTaggtagccaggcgcggtggctcacgcctgtaatcctaccactttgggaggctgaggcgggcagatcacctgaggtcaggagtttgagaccagcctggccaatatggtgaaacctcgtctctactaaaaatacaaaaattagccaggcatggtggcgggcgcctgtaatcccagctacttgggaggccgaggtgggagaatcgcttgaaccggggaggcagagattgccgtgagcggagatcgtgccattgcactccagcctggacaacaagagtgaaactccaccttaaaaaaaaaaaaaagaattagtgcaTAGAATGGGAGCAGGAGAGGGAGGTAACCAGGGACATGGAGAGAGACAAAAGCTTATCGGGTGTTGGGGGCCCACCTTGGGTTAGAGACCATATATTTTTAGCAGCCCCAGATTCGTATCTAGTGTCCGGTACCTAGAATGTGTTCAAAAAagtttgttggccgggcgcggtggctgacgcctgtaatcccagcactttgggaggctgaggcaggtggatcacatgaggccaggagttcgagaccagcctggccaacatggtgaaacccccatctctactaaaaaatacaaaaattagccaggcggggtggcaggcgcctgtaatcccagctacttgggaggccgaggtgggagaatcgcttgaatccggcaggcggaggttgtggtgagtcaagattgggccactgcattttagcatgggtgacacagcgagaactctgtctcaaaaaaaaaaatttgttgaatgaacaagcAAGTGGTTGTATGAGCACCAACTCCTGTGTTCAGAGCAGAGAAGGGAGATAGTTGGATGGATCCAGGCTGTGGATTGAGAACAGGATTGTGAACGGAGGTCGAGTGTGCTGATGAGATAGGGGTTGATATGATGACCTTGAAGTATAggctggaaagaaaaggaagtgtcAAGTAGTGAGAAGGCAGAAGGGCCAAAAGCTTTGTGACAAAAAACCCAAtaaactgttttttgttgttgttttttttgtttttgtttttttttttttttttttttttttgagacggagtctcgctctgtcgcccaggctggagtgcagtggcaccatctcggctcactgcaagctctgcctcccaggttcacgccattctcctgcctcagcctcctgagtagctggcactacaggtgcccgccaccacgcccggctaatttttttttttttttgtatttttagtagagacagggtttcactgtgttagcaggatggtctcgatctcctgaccttgtgatccacctgcctcggcctcccaaagtgctgggattacaggcgtgagccactgcgcctggccataagctgtttttttttttttttaattttttttttgtggctattataactgactacatgaaaataaataaaaaattttcctaGTGTATGAacctaaaaagcaaaaagaattttttttttgagatggagttttgttcttgttgcccagggtggagtgcagtggcacaatttcagctcactgcaacctccacctccagggttcaagtgattctcctgccttagcctcccgagtagctgggattactggtgcccgccaccatgctcagctaattttttgtatttttagtagagacagggtttcactacgttggccaggctggtctcgaactcgacctcaggcgatccacccgcctcggcctcccaaagtgctgggattacaaattacaggtgtgagccactgtgcccgcccttaagaaagacaattttaaaaaatttatgttattaaaaatacaggAAGCCAAATGTTTGGAAGTAGACggaggtgatggttgtacaacattgtgaatatactaaatgccATTGAAttagactatttatttatttattgagacagagttttgctcttgtcacccaggctggagtgcaatggagagatCTTggctctataaaaatacaaaaattagccgggcatggtggcacgtgcctgtaatcccagctactcagaaggctgaggcgggagaacggcttgaaccccggaggcggaggttgcagtgagctgagatcgcgccattgccctccagcctgggtgacaaaatgagactccatctcaaaaaaagataataataaataaataaattaaataaataaaaagggcaGTTTCTCAAAGTGTGTACTAATTAAAAATCCGGATTTTTGGATTCTTTTTGGTACCTTGTGACTCAGAATCTGGAAAGGTGGAGCCCGACTCTGGATTTTTACCATGGCACCCCGAGGGTTTTGATTCTCCTGAAAAAAATCTgagattggccaggcgcggtggctcacgcctgtaatcccagcactttggggggccaaggtgggtggatcaggaggtcaagggttcgagaccaacctggccaatatggtgaaaccttgtctttactaaaaatacaaaaattagccgggcatggtggcgcgtgcctgtagtcccagttacttgggaagctgaggcagaataattgcttgaaccctggaggcaaaggttgcagtgagccaagattgcgccactgcattccagcctgggcgacaaagcaagactccatctgaaaaaaaaaaaaaaattgagatccCTGGGCTTAGAGGTCAAGGAGCAGGTGCACAGGAGTCGGAGGGATGCTGGAGATGGTATTAGAGGGGATGGTTCTTCCGCATGAGAAAGTCCAGTGTCTGCAGGGGAGGCTGCCGCTGTGGCAGGGTAAGCAAGGTCACAGGCCTTTCGGCAGCACTTAAAGCTTGTGGGTAAATGGCGATTTAACTAGAAGTCACGAGCCATAACATAGACTAAAGGCCTGTGCGAGCCGCCCCCATCTGGCTCAGCAGCCAGAAGGAACTACTTTGCCTCTGGCTGTCTCTGGCCCAGTCTCTCTGGCCTCTTTAGGTCCCAGATGTGCTGTTTCCTCCTGCCTTCACATGACACTGCCATTGCCCAGAATGCTCATCCCTGCACGGTCCCCGAACTCCCCTCATCTTTCACTTCTCTGCTTAAAGGTCACTTTCTCAGGGAAATCTTCCCCACACTCAGCCTAGCTCAGAACTCCCTGTCACGCATTCTCCTTGCTCCGGTGCTTCTCCTCTGAAGCATAGATATTGTAGTTAAATAActagggaggccgggcgcggtggctcatgcctgtaatcccagcactttggtaggcggaggcgggtggaccacttgaagtgaggagtttgagaacagcctgaccaacatggcgaaaccctgtctctactaaaaatacaaaaattagctgggagtcgtggcgggagcctgtaatcccagctactcgggaggctgaggcaggagaatcgcttgaacctgggaggcggaggttacagtgagccgagatggcgccactgcactccagcctgggcggcagagcgagactccgtctcaaaaaaaaaaaaaaaaaagggaatgaattaatgtttttttttttgttgttgttctactGCTATACTATGCCTGGTACATTGTAGGGACTCAAATCAAGATTGTTTGTGGAATGAAGGGGCTTTAGGAGAAAGGTTGGGCTTCAGGAGTGGAAGCGGATGATGGAGGTGAGGAATGTGCGTGGAGTGATGCTGACtccctccagcccagcctggggctTCGGTCAAGCCTCAGGGAGTCCCTGATGAACATCCCATGAGCAGCACTAGGATGTGGTCCCTAGGACAAGGGCCCACGGCAGCATGACGTTCTTGCTGCCCAAGCCTCAGCTTCTGTGTTAGAATGTAGGTACCAGACTCCACAGAGACGTCCTGTGGCTTGTCTGGTGAGGCCTGAGGTTGTGGCCCCACCGAGCCACaggagcagactgcttgagcaaCCGTAAGGAGCAGTGGAAATGAACACAACTCGGTCACAACAGGTCACAGGTGGTCATGCGCGTCAGCCGCAACAGGGAAGAGCCTGCCCTGCCTAGCTCCTGTGAGCGTCTGTCTGCAGGCAAGTTAGTTTAGTTATTATGACCTCTATAAATGACTAAGTTTACTTTGTGGCCTTATCAAGCCTCACCCTCGAGTTTGGACTAAGTCAAGTTTTGATGTTTACCTTGGAACACGGCCACAGCACAGTCatccaataaacatttactgatagCCTCTGTGTCAGGTGCCTTTTGGGTGCAGAAGAGAGACTGGGTCCTCCCCCACAAGCTAACAGAATCATGGATAAGCACACTATACACTCCCTAAACACTACAGAGAAAACACACTCATGCTTAgtaaaagatttattttcttatttatgctCAGAAACAAAGAAACGGCCTTGTCCCCGAAGGGTCTCCTCTTGAAGGAATGGGGACAGAGAGAGTGGTAATGGGAGGTGTTGGTGTGAGGTTGAGAGTGGGAGTTTTATCTCCCCCTTTCCCTCCTGTCACTCTTCTTTTCACTGTCCCCTTCCAGAAAATTTAGGTATGAACACAGCTTGCCACCCACTGCGGGGCTGGAGAAGCAGAGCTGCAGTCAAGAAATTAATGCCCACATTCAGCAAGAGAGGGTCCAGTGCGTAtcttggggggttgggggagggagagtgaAGGGATTGGATGAAGCAGCTTCCAGGTGAGGGGAAGGGAAGAGCGGCTGGGACAGTTCCCCAGTGACAGTGGGGATCTCGATCCTGCCCTCACCTCTCCCAACCCcatcccctcccttcttcctgcccCGCTTCCTAGCAGAGTTGATCATCATAGTCATCATCCTTCATCCCCTTCAGCCGAAGCCGGGCAAAGTCCTCAAACACAATGTCATCATCTGTGGCATAGCTTGGTGGTGGGAAAGAGGGCTGTGAGGTGAGGGCTTCCGACTCTTTTCCCAGCCTCCCACTCCCTGCCCTCCCCGAAGCTAGGCCTCTGGGACAGAGGCATTCGAACAGCAGTGGGACCAGAGGTGTTTACAGGAAAGGACAAAGAAAACGCAGCAAGAGGCAGCCTCACAAGGCTAAGGCATCTTGATTTGATGCTACAATCCCCTTCTCCCCCCAGAAAGCAAGGAAGAGGTATGAGGGCAGATTTGAATGTTACAGGAATCTTTGTCCCAAGGGGGTCAAGTAGGGGAATGAGTTTCTTACTTGGTATCAAATTCAATGAGGTTGGTGTCCACAGGGACGTCTGTCTCTGGAGCGGCTGGGGGGACGGGAAgagggggtgtgggggtgggtgcTTGAAGGGCCAGTTTTCCTCCACTGGCCCTGCTTCAGGTCCTCCCTCTGAGGGCTGGGGTGGGTAGTGTGCTCACCTGACTGGGGTCTGGGGAGGGGGATGTGGTCGTGGGGCTTGGGGTGCATAAGAACAAAAGGCAGCTCCACAGAGACATccctggggaaggggagaggcaCCGTGAAGAGGACGACGACACGGGACTAGGGAGAGCCAGTGTGACCCCCACCAGGGCTCCCCCATGGCACTCACCCGCCTCGAGACACCACCAGCTTCACCTTGACCCTGTAGGACACCAGGATTCCCAGCACCTCCTTGTTGGCACCCTCCTTCACGCTGCAATTGAGGGTGGTGGAGTCAGACCAGGGCCTATCACCCTGTCACCTGGCCCACCGTGGGGTTCCCACGGGGACTCTGGGCAGGACCACAAACTCACACAGGCCCCCGGGGCCCCAGCAGCCCAGGCTGTGTGGTTATGGTACGGTGCGCACTGCAGTCCCTGCTCAGAGCCTCCTGTGGCTGCGCTCCAGTAACGGCTGATGCCCTTCTCCGCTAACAGCCCTGCACCGTCCGGCTCTCCATTAGCCCCTGacttcacctcctcctcctctcctggtACTTTGTTCTCGCTAAGTTGCCCTCCGGGCCTGCTGTGTGTGGCTGTGCAGTGAGAACCCTGAACAAAGGCACAGGGAGAGATGAAATCCAGCCCTTTGTGAAGCTGAGGACCTTCAGGGCTGCTGCTGCCCGAGGGCACGATGGCACCTCCCCATTCCTCCAACACCCCAGGCTGCCCCACCTCTGGGTCTTTGTTTTCTCTCTGCCCAGAACCCTCCTCTCCTGCTCGCCCACGTTGCTTACTTCCGCTGGGTCCTTACTCCGAATTCACCTTCGCACCTCACTGTCCCccatctctccttctctgcctggctttttcTCCTTCGTACTCGTCACTAAACCTGCTATACAGTGACCACTGATTGGATttgtctctcttccctcccctagAATGTAAGAGTTCTTTTTGTCTCTTCTGTTCACTGATACATCCCTGGCACCTAGgatagagcctggcacatagttagcACTGAACCGACGTCTGGCCCCTGGCCTGCAGGGGACCcgccccagccccaccctcacATGGTGCTGGAAGCCAGGTTGGTGTCCTCGTGCTTGAGTTTCCCATCCAGGGCGAGACCCCGCTTCTCCCGGTTGTCGCTGAGCAGCGGGGTTATGGTGTACACCTTACAGAACGTGGAGCTGGGAGATACCTGGTCACTGGGGGTGGGGACAAGAGAACAAGACGCTTGGGGACACTGGGCTGGGCAAGGGGTGGCCTATCACCTCCAAGCAGCATCTCCCCCTCACTGGTCCCTTGTTTCTTTGGGCACAGGTCACAAGGGAGTAGGTTTTGGCTCAAAGTGCTCAAGAAAATTAACAGCCCAGAGCCTGGCTGTGGAGGGAATACCCTTTTAAGTGAAGATGGTGGCCAgtcacggcggctcacgcctgtaatcccagcactttgagaggcagcggcaggtgggtcatttgaggtcaggggttcgcaactagcctggccaacatggtgaaacctcgtctctattaaaaataagccaggtatggtggtgcatgcctgtagtcccagctacttgggaggctgaggcaggagaatcgcttgaacccaggaggtggaggttgcagtgagcagaggcggccccactgcactccaggctg
The sequence above is drawn from the Symphalangus syndactylus isolate Jambi chromosome 20, NHGRI_mSymSyn1-v2.1_pri, whole genome shotgun sequence genome and encodes:
- the ARRB2 gene encoding beta-arrestin-2 isoform X7 gives rise to the protein MSDRSLHLEASLDKELYYHGEPLNVNVHVTNNSTKTVKKIKVSVRQYADICLFSTAQYKCPVAQLEQDDQVSPSSTFCKVYTITPLLSDNREKRGLALDGKLKHEDTNLASSTIVKEGANKEVLGILVSYRVKVKLVVSRGGDVSVELPFVLMHPKPHDHIPLPRPQSAAPETDVPVDTNLIEFDTNYATDDDIVFEDFARLRLKGMKDDDYDDQLC